In a genomic window of Micropterus dolomieu isolate WLL.071019.BEF.003 ecotype Adirondacks unplaced genomic scaffold, ASM2129224v1 contig_13841, whole genome shotgun sequence:
- the LOC123966623 gene encoding protocadherin gamma-C5-like, with amino-acid sequence MCCWIMMGTGTKTRTTDCSWFAFHLALLLLFGKQALAQTRYSIPEEVEEGTVVGNVAKDLGLDITSLNDRRFRVVSESKDPIFEVNQINGALYVQKHIDREELCQGSGACLIELKILVENPLEIHYVIVEITDVNDHSPAFPEREQKFEIAEHTLPGRRFQLHTARDPDAGINSIRTYTLTPNEHFEVNIRESDAGKIPFLVLKKSLDREQKDKHTLLVTAVDGGKPQRSGTLNVSIIVLDSNDNRPMFSQEVYQITIQENVPVGTSIFRMNATDPDLDSNGDIEYNLGKTLRRKVYDIFELDKLTGEIRIKGAVDYEENDVYELDVEASDKGTPPLTGECRVIIKILDVNDNPPEIEVTSLSNTVSEDSKPGTVISLISVKDKDSGVNGKIISHISNDVPFELKPSYKENTYSVVTKRFLDREEVSHYEITIKYHRADCNAVLQNHRLYF; translated from the exons atgtgttgtTGGATAATGATGGGGACCGGCACGAAAACTCGAACAACGGACTGCTCCTGGTTTGCTTTTCATTTGGCTCTACTGCTGCTTTTCGGAAAACAGGCTTTGGCTCAGACAAGGTACTCTATTCCAGAGGAGGTAGAAGAGGGAACTGTTGTTGGAAATGTTGCGAAGGATCTTGGCCTTGACATCACCTCTTTGAATGATCGACGGTTCCGTGTTGTCTCTGAAAGTAAGGACCCTATTTTTGAAGTAAACCAGATCAATGGGGCATTGTACGTTCAAAAGCATATTGACAGAGAGGAGCTCTGTCAGGGGAGCGGTGCTTGTCTAATAGAGCTAAAAATCCTTGTTGAAAACCCTTTGGAAATACACTATGTAATCGTAGAAATCACTGATGTAAATGATCATTCTCCTGCTTTTCCTGAGAGAGAACAGAAATTTGAAATAGCGGAACATACGTTACCAGGAAGGCGATTTCAACTGCACACTGCTCGTGATCCCGATGCTGGAATTAACTCAATACGTACATACACTTTGACGCCAAATGAGCATTTTGAAGTAAATATTCGTGAAAGCGATGCGGGTAAAATACCATTTTTAGTGCTGAAGAAATCGTTagacagagaacaaaaggacaAACACACGCTGCTGGTTACAGCAGTTGATGGAGGAAAACCTCAACGATCAGGCACACTAAATGTTTCTATTATTGTTCTGGACAGTAATGATAATCGTCCAATGTTTAGTCAGGAGGTTTATCAAATTACAATACAGGAAAATGTTCCCGTCGGTACTTCAATATTTAGAATGAATGCCACAGATCCCGATTTAGACTCTAACGGGGATATTGAATACAACCTTGGAAAAACCTTGAGGCGCAAAGTGTATGATATTTTTGAGTTGGACAAATTAACTGGAGAGATTAGAATAAAAGGTGCAGTGGACTATGAAGAAAACGACGTATACGAACTGGACGTTGAGGCATCAGATAAAGGGACACCTCCATTAACCGGTGAGTGTAGAGTCATTATAAAGATATTAGACGTTAATGATAATCCACCAGAAATAGAAGTCACATCGCTGTCAAATACAGTGTCTGAAGACTCAAAGCCTGGAACAGTTATTTCACTTATTAGTGTGAAGGACAAAGATTCCGGTGTCAATGGAAAAATTATTTCGCACATATCCAACGACGTACCTTTTGAACTAAAGCCCTCTTACAAGGAAAACACGTACTCAGTTGTCACAAAGCGATTTTTGGATCGAGAGGAGGTGTCACATtatgaaataacaataaaa TATCATCGTGCTGATTGCAATGCAGTGCTCCAAAACCACAGACTATACTTCTAA